Proteins encoded within one genomic window of Brassica rapa cultivar Chiifu-401-42 chromosome A09, CAAS_Brap_v3.01, whole genome shotgun sequence:
- the LOC103837711 gene encoding ATP-dependent DNA helicase DDM1 has product MVSLRSTKKTPAPVTASDEKTKKDASADSSTSVLSDEENSEETLVGKEILLAKDGDSSLISEAMSQEEEQLLKLREDEEKAKCAESGEATDLNDTQFTKLDELLTQTQLYSEFLLEKMEDITKNGIEGETQKTEPEKKRGRGRKRKAATQAASMKAKKAVAAMISRSKEGHESANSDLTEEERGMKEQSELVPLLTGGKLKSYQLKGVKWLISLWQNGLNGILADQMGLGKTIQTIGFLSHLKGNGLDGPYLVIAPLSTLSNWMNEIARFTPTINAIIYHGDKKKRDELRRKHMPKTVGPKFPIVITSYEVAMNDARKNLRHYPWKYVVIDEGHRLKNHQCKLLRELKHMKMENKLLLTGTPLQNNLSELWSLLNFILPDIFASHDEFESWFDFSEKNKSEASKEEGEEKRRAQVVAKLHNILRPFILRRMKCDVELLLPRKKEIIIYATMTDHQKNFQDHLVNRTLEAHLGENAIPGQGWKGKLNNLVIQLRKNCNHPDLLAGQIDGSYFYPPIEDIVGQCGKFRLLERLLVRLFANNHKVLVFTQWTKILDIMDYYFSEKGFEVCRIDGNVKLDERRRQIDEFNDEKSSCRIFLLSTRAGGLGINLTAADTCILYDSDWNPQMDLQAMDRCHRIGQTKPVHVYRLATAQSVEGRVLKRAYSKLKLEHVVIGKGQFHQERAKSSIPLEEEDILALLKDDETAEDKLIQTDISEEDLDRLLDRSDLMITSPGETEPEAGEAFPVKGPGWEVVLPSSAGGMLSSLNS; this is encoded by the exons ATGGTTAGTCTGCGCTCCACTAAAAAAACTCC GGCTCCGGTAACGGCCAGCGACGAGAAAACGAAGAAAGATGCCTCTGCTGATTCCTCGACTTCTGTTCTCAGTGATGAG GAAAACTCTGAGGAGACTCTTGTAGGTAAAGAGATACTTCTAGCTAAAGATGGAGATTCTTCTCTTATATCTGAGGCTATGTCTCAGGAAGAAGAGCAGCTGCTCAAACTTCGGGAAGATGAAGAGAAAGCCAAATGTGCGGAGTCCGGTGAAGCTACTGATCTGAATGATACCCAGTTTACTAAACTCGATGAGCTCTTGACTCAAACCCAACTCTACTCTGAGTTTCTCCTTGAGAAAATGGAGGATATCACCAAA AATGGGATAGAAGGTGAGACCCAAAAAACCGAGCCTGAGAAGAAAAGAGGTCGTGGACGCAAAAGAAAGGCTGCTACTCAGGCCGCCAGT ATGAAGGCTAAGAAAGCTGTTGCTGCTATGATTTCAAGATCTAAAGAAGGTCACGAATCTGCCAACTCAGATCTGACAGAGGAAGAAAGAGGCATGAAAGAGCAGAGTGAACTTGTTCCTCTTCTGACCGGTGGAAAGTTAAAGTCTTATCAGCTCAAAGGTGTCAAATGGCTGATATCATTGTGGCAAAATGGTTTGAATGGAATTTTAGCTGATCAAATGGGACTTGGAAAGACTATTCAAACAATTGGTTTCCTATCACACCTGAAAGGAAATGGGTTGGATGGTCCTTATCTAGTAATTGCTCCACTCTCTACTCTTTCAAATTGGATGAATGAGATCGCCAG GTTCACGCCTACTATCAATGCAATCATCTACCATGGAGATAAGAAAAAAAGGGATGAGCTCAGGAGGAAGCACATGCCCAAAACTGTCGGTCCGAAGTTCCCCATAGTCATCACTTCTTATGAGGTTGCTATGAATGATGCTAGAAAAAATCTGCGGCACTATCCATGGAAATATGTAGTGATTGATGAG GGCCACAGGTTGAAGAACCACCAATGTAAATTGCTGAGGGAACTTAAACACATGAAGATGGAGAACAAACTTCTGCTGACAGGAACACCTCTGCAAAATAATTTGTCTGAGCTTTGGTCCCTGTTGAATTTTATTCTGCCTGACATCTTTGCATCACATGACGAATTTGAATCCTG GTTTGATTTTTCTGAAAAGAACAAAAGTGAAGCAAGtaaggaagaaggagaagagaaaagaagagCTCAA GTTGTTGCGAAACTTCATAATATACTACGACCCTTCATCCTCCGAAGAATGAAATGTGATGTTGAGCTCTTACTTCCGAGGAAAAAGGAGATTATTATTTATGCTACAATGACGGATCATCAGAAAAATTTCCAGGATCATCTTGTGAATCGCACGTTGGAGGCACACCTTGGCGAGAATGCTATCCCAG GTCAAGGCTGGAAGGGAAAGCTTAACAATCTGGTTATTCAACTTCGGAAGAACTGCAACCATCCCGACCTTCTTGCGGGGCAAATAGATGGTTCAT ATTTCTACCCTCCAATTGAAGATATTGTTGGACAGTGCGGTAAATTCCGCTTATTGGAGAGATTGCTTGTTCGGTTATTTGCCAATAATCACAAA GTCCTAGTCTTCACCCAATGGACAAAAATCTTGGACATTATGGATTACTACTTCAGTGAGAAGGGGTTTGAGGTTTGCAGAATCGATGGCAATGTGAAACTGGATGAAAGGAGAAGACAG ATTGACGAATTCAATGATGAAAAGAGCAGCTGTAGAATATTTCTTCTCAGTACCAGAGCTGGAGGACTCGGGATTAATCTTACTGCTGCTGATACATGTATCCTCTACGACAGCGATTGG AACCCTCAAATGGACTTGCAAGCCATGGACAGATGCCACAGAATTGGTCAGACAAAACCTGTTCATGTTTACAGGCTTGCGACGGCTCAGTCAGTAGAG GGCCGAGTTCTGAAACGAGCGTACAGTAAGCTTAAGCTGGAACATGTGGTTATTGGCAAAGGGCAGTTTCATCAAGAACGAGCCAAGTCTTCAATACCCCTAGAG GAAGAGGACATACTGGCATTGCTTAAGGACGATGAAACTGCTGAAGATAAGCTGATACAAACCGATATAAGCGAGGAGGATCTTGACCGGTTGCTTGACAGGAGTGACCTGATGATTACTTCACCAGGAGAGACGGAACCAGAAGCTGGTGAAGCTTTTCCAGTGAAGGGTCCAGGTTGGGAAGTGGTGCTGCCTAGTTCAGCTGGAGGGATGCTGTCTTCCCTCAACAGTTAG
- the LOC103837710 gene encoding U1 small nuclear ribonucleoprotein 70 kDa: protein MGDMNDPFMRNQAVQARPKVQNRSNVLQLKLMGQSHPTGLTPNLLKLFEPRPPLEFLPPPEKRKCPPYTGMAQFVSRFAEPGDPEYAPPKPEVETPAQKRERIHKSRLEKGVEKAAEDLQKYDPNNDPNASGDPYKTLFVARLNYETSESKIKREFEAYGPIKQVHLVTDQQTNKPKGYAFIEYLNTRDMKAAYKQGDGKKIDGRRVLVDVERGRTVPNWRPRRLGGGLGTTRVTGEKIAGEEEQQQPSQARTSRSEEPKAREDREKSRDRGKEREREVSHERSRERSHERSRERSRDRPRESHREDKHHRDRDRGRDRGDRDRESRRDRGDRDRRSRDHDRERSRKRDRDYESGEYEEEGEYERGGSKQRRGESEEGHGYYEGRSRRSSHYEREEEQGGDQDRYDDRYGRVEEEEYRYDDREYKRSERSKSRDY, encoded by the exons ATGGGGGACATGAACGATCCTTTCATGCGTAACCAAGCCGTCCAGGCTCGCCCTAAGGTCCAGAACCGATCCAATGTTCTTCAGCTCAAGCTG ATGGGTCAAAGCCACCCGACTGGCTTAACGCCCAATCTCTTGAAGCTCTTTGAGCCCCGACCTCCATTGGAGTTCCTTCCACCTCCAGAGAAGAGAAAATGCCCTCCTTACACAG GCATGGCTCAATTTGTAAGTCGCTTTGCTGAACCTGGAGATCCAGAGTATGCTCCACCCAAGCCCGAAGTTGAAACACCT GCTCAGAAAAGGGAGAGAATTCATAAATCACGACTGGAGAAAGGTGTTGAAAAGGCTGCTGAGGATCTACAGAAAT ATGATCCGAATAATGATCCGAATGCTTCTGGAGATCCCTACAAGACGCTGTTTGTTGCCCGACTT AACTACGAGACCTCTGAGAGTAAGATTAAAAGGGAGTTTGAGGCTTATGGTCCAATTAAGCAG GTTCATTTGGTGACTGATCAGCAAACCAATAAACCCAAAGGATATGCCTTCATCGAGTACTTGAACACCCGTGACATGAAAG CGGCATATAAGCAGGGTGATGGAAAGAAGATTGATGGCAGAAGGGTGTTGGTTGATGTTGAGAGAGGTAGGACGGTCCCGAACTGGCGTCCCCGTAGGCTTGGTGGTGGACTTGGTACAACCAGAGTTACCGGTGAGAAGATTGCTGGCGAGGAGGAACAACAACAGCCCTCCCAAGCAAGAACATCCCGCTCCGAGGAGCCTAAAGCCCGCGAAGACCG TGAGAAATCTCGTGATAGGGGCAAAGAAAGGGAACGCGAGGTGTCTCACGAGCGGTCTCGTGAAAGGTCTCACGAGAGGTCCCGTGAACGGTCTCGTGATAGACCGAGAGAGAGTCATAGAGAGGATAAGCACCACAGAGACAGGGACCGAGGTAGAGACAGGGGGGATAGAGACAGAGAGAGCAGGCGTGACAGAGGAGATAGAGACCGTCGTTCACGAGACCACGATAGGGAGAGGAGTAGGAAAAGGGATCGGGACTACGAGAGCGGAGAGTATGAAGAAGAGGGCGAGTATGAGAGAGGTGGGTCGAAGCAGAGGAGAGGGGAGTCAGAGGAAGGGCATGGGTACTACGAAGGGCGTAGTAGACGTTCGAGCCATTATGAGCGTGAGGAGGAACAAGGAGGCGACCAAGACCGCTACGATGACCGTTATGGGAGAGTGGAGGAAGAAGAATACCGTTATGATGATCGTGAGTATAAGCGGTCAGAGCGTTCAAAGTCGCGTGATTATTAA
- the LOC103837708 gene encoding zinc finger protein ENHYDROUS, which translates to MPVDLDDSSTVSGDASVSSTGNQNPPPQSAAKKKRNLPGMPDPDSEVIALSPKTLMATNRFVCEICSKGFQRDQNLQLHRRGHNLPWKLRQRSSKEVRKKVYVCPVSGCVHHDPSRALGDLTGIKKHFCRKHGEKKFKCEKCSKSYAVQSDWKAHSKICGSKEYRCDCGTLFSRRDSFITHRAFCDVLAEESAKNHTQSKELYPETVVRNNLPEPEQKSPAAVDSPPSVALVPAPAVSVETETEPQPANIVSSSVLPIRDSSDEPENNTLEVIMEEAPRTIGLNGSNDHSSNNSKSVYAGLFASSSSSTSLYAASSTPSPSLFPPSSSMEPISLCLSTTGPSLFGATIQDPPQPHFLTPLPHPPQPAISATALLQKAAQMGSTGSGGSLLRGLGIVSTTSSPMELSSHDPGFGLGLGLPCSSGSGLKELMMGNSSVFDPKQTTLDFLGLGRAVGNNNPGGGGLSSALWGGGGGMDVFGSGELSDKDTGRRSS; encoded by the exons ATGCCGGTTGATTTAGATGATTCCTCTACCGTTTCCGGCGACGCAAGCGTCTCCTCCACCGGAAACCAAAACCCACCTCCACAATCCGCCGCAAAGAAGAAACGTAACCTCCCCGGAATGCCTG ATCCAGATTCAGAGGTGATAGCTCTCTCACCCAAAACTCTCATGGCGACGAACCGATTCGTCTGCGAAATCTGCAGCAAAGGGTTTCAGCGAGACCAGAACCTCCAGCTTCACCGTCGCGGTCACAACCTACCCTGGAAGCTTCGACAGAGATCGAGCAAAGAAGTGAGGAAGAAAGTCTACGTTTGTCCTGTCTCCGGCTGTGTTCATCACGACCCTTCGCGTGCCCTTGGCGATCTCACTGGGATCAAGAAACACTTTTGTCGGAAACACGGGGAGAAGAAGTTTAAGTGCGAGAAGTGCTCGAAGAGTTACGCTGTTCAATCGGATTGGAAAGCTCATTCCAAGATTTGCGGTAGTAAGGAGTATAGATGCGATTGTGGAACTCTCTTTTCTAG AAGAGATAGCTTTATAACGCACAGAGCTTTCTGTGATGTGTTGGCTGAGGAGAGTGCCAAGAATCATACTCAAAGCAAGGAACTTTATCCTGAAACAGTCGTAAGAAACAATCTCCCAGAACCTGAGCAGAAGTCTCCAGCCGCCGTTGATTCTCCTCCGTCGGTTGCTCTAGTTCCGGCACCAGCTGTTTCCGTTGAGACTGAGACTGAGCCTCAGCCTGCCAATATCGTATCCTCCTCGGTTCTGCCGATTCGTGATTCTTCAG ATGAACCAGAAAACAACACTCTTGAAGTCATTATGGAGGAAGCTCCAAGAACGATCGGTTTGAATGGGAGCAATGATCACAGTagcaacaacagcaagagcgtGTACGCAGGCTTGtttgcatcatcatcatcatcgactAGTTTATATGCTGCTTCCTCAACACCTTCCCCTAGTCTATTCCCACCATCTTCCTCCATGGAGCCCATATCTCTCTGTCTCTCCACGACGGGTCCTTCTTTGTTCGGAGCAACAATACAAGATCCACCACAACCACATTTTCTAACCCCTCTCCCTCATCCTCCTCAACCAGCGATCTCAGCAACCGCATTGCTCCAAAAAGCTGCACAAATGGGTTCCACTGGTTCAGGTGGTTCGTTGCTCCGCGGGTTAGGCATAGTGTCGACTACTTCTTCACCTATGGAACTCAGCAGCCACGATCCCGGGTTTGGTCTTGGCCTGGGACTACCTTGTAGTAGCGGATCGGGTCTGAAAGAGCTGATGATGGGGAACTCTTCAGTGTTTGATCCGAAGCAGACAACACTTGACTTTCTCGGATTGGGAAGAGCTGTTGGTAATAACAATCCGGGTGGTGGTGGGTTGTCTTCTGCTCTGTGGGGAGGTGGCGGTGGAATGGATGTGTTTGGAAGTGGAGAGTTATCAGACAAAGACACTGGTAGAAGAAGTTCGTAA
- the LOC103837709 gene encoding serine/threonine/tyrosine-protein kinase HT1: MRMRARGYQIAPSSEMMPLEETLHPNYPFLMSSHGLKSFDSHDGSLSDLDSDDQFPLSINAELLVDAKDVYIGELIGVGSSSKVYKGLLRKVNPVSVKIFQPERASSVTIEQKKKFQREVMLLSRIQHENIVQFIGACIEPKLMIITELMEGNTLHKFMLTTRPNPLDLKLSISFALDISRGMEFLNANGIIHRDLKPRNMLLTKDQKHVKLADFGLAREETKGFMTSEAGTYRWMAPELFSYEAFQNGEKKEYDHKVDVYSFAIVFWELLTNKTPFKGKNNIFVAYAASKNQRPSLDNLPKEVGSILEACWAADPKARPEFKEITVSLTKLLTSLCSDDDDASPNVATKDSTSKLVQERVVCDCPGLTMKKKKRNKVVNMMVLPFLEMFRKCFFK, encoded by the exons ATGAGAATGAGAGCTCGCGGGTACCAAATAGCTCCGTCATCAGAGATGATGCCGTTGGAGGAAACGCTTCATCCGAATTACCCTTTTCTCATGTCCTCGCATGGTCTCAAGTCCTTTGATTCGCACGACGGCTCACTCTCAGACCTCGATTCCGACGATCAGTTCCCTCTCAGCATCAACGCGGAGTTGCTCGTCGATGCCAAAGACGTTTATATAGGGGAACTGATCGGCGTAGGTTCTTCCTCAAAAGTCTACAAAGGATT GTTGAGGAAAGTTAACCCCGTCTCGGTGAAGATATTCCAGCCTGAAAGAGCATCTTCTGTTACCATTGAGCAGAAGAAGAAGTTCCAAAGGGAGGTTATGTTGCTCTCCAGGATTCAACATGAAAATATTGTCCAG TTTATTGGGGCATGCATAGAACCAAAGCTGATGATAATTACTGAACTCATGGAAGGCAACACTCTTCACAAGTTTATGTTGACTACTCGTCCAAACCCTCTTGATCTCAAGCTCTCCATTAGCTTCGCCTTGGATATCTCTCGTGGAATGGAGTTCTTGAATGCAAATGGCATCATTCACCGTGATCTGAAACCTA GGAATATGCTGTTAACAAAGGATCAGAAACATGTAAagttggctgattttggacttGCTAGAGAGGAAACTAAAGGCTTCATGACCTCTGAAGCTGGTACTTATAGATGGATGGCTCCTgag TTATTCAGCTACGAGGCGTTTCAAAATGGGGAAAAGAAAGAGTATGATCATAAGGTGGATGTTTACAGTTTCGCTATTGTCTTTTGGGAGTTGCTTACCAACAAAACCCCATTCAAAGGAAAGAACAACATCTTTGTTGCTTATGCTGCCAGTAAA AATCAGAGACCAAGCCTGGATAATCTTCCGAAAGAAGTTGGTTCTATCCTTGAAGCATGCTGGGCAGCTGATCCTAAAGCTCGTCCTGAGTTCAAAGAGATTACAGTCTCACTCACGAAATTGCTTACAAGCTTATgttcagatgatgatgatgcttcACCAAATGTAGCTACCAAGGATTCAACAAGCAAGCTGGTTCAGGAACGTGTTGTCTGCGACTGCCCCGGGCTGAcgatgaagaaaaagaagagaaataaaGTGGTGAACATGATGGTTCTTCCGTTTCTTGAGATGTTCAGAAAGTGTTTTTTCAAGTGA
- the LOC103837707 gene encoding homeobox-leucine zipper protein ATHB-53, whose product MDQMVLGSQVYPYTTQTHSQCIIVNQIDGAPSGDGSKPVKRRRKRRSKGSSATNEDDVATIGAMLRKRKLTDEQMNMLEYSFENEHKLESGRKEKIARELGLDPRQVAVWFQNRRARWKNKKLEEEYAKLKSQHDTVLLGQSHLESQVLILTEQLTEAQNEIQKLSERLVQETSTNSSSSSLSVEANYAPIEFEFAPVDTNYNIPFYMMDNNYLQNMEYWDGLYV is encoded by the exons ATGGATCAAATGGTGTTGGGCTCTCAAGTGTACCCCTACACAACACAAACCCATAGCCAGTGCATCATCGTTAACCAGATCGATGGAGCACCGTCAGGCGACGGATCAAAGCCGGTGAagcggaggaggaagaggagaagcAAAGGGTCGTCAGCCACCAACGAAGATGACGTGGCGACGATTGGAGCGATGTTGAGGAAGAGGAAGTTGACCGATGAGCAGATGAATATGCTGGAATATAGCTTCGAGAACGAGCACAAGCTTGAGTCAGGGAGGAAAGAGAAGATCGCCAGAGAGTTAGGTCTTGATCCCAGACAGGTGGCTGTTTGGTTCCAGAACCGCCGTGCACGGTGGAAGAACAAGAAACTCGAGGAAGAGTACGCCAAACTCAAGAGCCAACACGACACCGTCCTCCTCGGCCAATCTCACCTCGAGTCTCAG GTACTAATACTGACAGAACAGCTGACCGAAGCTCAAAACGAAATTCAAAAACTTTCGGAACGACTTGTCCAAGAGACGTCAACAAACAGTTCAAGTTCATCTCTTTCTGTTGAAGCCAACTACGCACCTATTGAGTTCGAGTTTGCCCCGGTGGATACAAACTACAACATCCCATTTTAcatgatggacaataattatcTACAAAACATGGAGTATTGGGATGGCTTGTATGTGTAA